The following DNA comes from Chelmon rostratus isolate fCheRos1 chromosome 3, fCheRos1.pri, whole genome shotgun sequence.
agggagagcagagagaagccCTCTGACACGTCGAGGACATAGAGCAGGTCGCTACAGTCTGCCGAGTCTGACTGAACACCTGATCCTCGCTCCTGGTTTTGCCATTTGACCTTCAGCTGGGAGATGAGCTTGGCCAGCGCGCTGCAAAAGTTCTGATGGTAATCATGGTTGTTCAGGAGCGCCATCTCTGAGCATTCCAGCATGCTGAAGTCTTTAGTCTGATGCTGGTCAGTCTGAAGACACGCCAGCGCACTGCACAGTTCTGCCTCTGGGTTTGGATTTGACATGGGGTTTCCGGGGTGCTGCGGATCCAACCGCTTGTCTAGGTGGATTTCATGGCCACCTCTCAGCACAGCGACACTGCAGAGCCTCAGGTAGGCATCTCTGCAGGAGACTTCAACAATCAGCTCGTCTTGAGGTTTCAGGAGAAAACCtggaaagaaacacagaaagaaaccagAGTGTGGTAGATGGCATTGGATGTCAGGTAGGAGTTATAATTTGGTTggcatatttttttaatcagacaGTTCCTGATTTAAATCACAATTTTGCGAGCCTTTCTCACCACATGTAGACTTTGGGCATAAGGCTCTAGGTAGGTAGTGGTAGTGGACCTGTGTGTTGTCACCTGTGTGGAAGAACCTTAAGCTGGCAACCTACACGCTGATCTATGCCTAACCTGGTCGCCAACGCTACGAACGTAAACAAGCTAGCAGCTGCTACCTTCTCTTTTGCAGGGACTCGGCCATTTTAATACCAGGGCTTCCTTCCCACATGCAAATGTCCCACCAAAACAAGTCCCCCCTCAAAACTAGTTTGCAAGGGCACTGTTGCTACATCCTGGGCATTGCGCCTCCAAAGACAACTGCTATTGGCTCAAAGCAACAgcgttttttccccccctgtcCTAGAGTGATAGCGGGTGCAGCCAGactgttctctgttctctggCTGTGGAGACTACAAACTATAATTTTACCAGTTTTAGACAGTTTTATGTAGGTCATGTTCAAAGTTCTACATCTGCTTGTGCTGAAacgtttgaaaaaaaaagggttcTGTAGAGAAACATCTTTATATTTCACTAAGTTAAGTGTCAAAAAAAGTCTGCTCTGGTTTTGATACTAAGGCATCATCAGGTATCTTATCAGCACTAgtgacaaaacattttaatgatgacCTGCGTGACTTCAGGCTTTATGTACAACTgctgcaaaacagagaaacacctGAGAtgggaacaaaaagaaaaaatatgtgcagGTAAAATTAACGCTCTataaatgctaagctaacagggGTCTAAGGGTAGAGGGTGTCAAATGCTGCACACATTGTTTTTGGGATGTATATGTAAACAAAATAGTCTTGACATTGAATTTTAAAACGGTGAAGAAGGGgtagaaagaggcagagaggtgcagagagggaaagggagagcGAGCCCAACGGAGAAATGAGATTCAGGGGACCGGGTgcacagagggagggggagaggctCAGAAAGGATTCCTACAGGAATAACATCTGTTCATGTCTTCGTGTCGGCGCGCGGCTCGTCAGAGGCATTTGggaaaaatgcatatttatcGCCTATAAGAATTTCATGAACACTAAAGAGTGTCACAGGCGATCACGGCGCACACGTCACAGCGGCCGGGAAACGGATGTCGGTGATCACCGGGAAAGGTGGCGGCTCCCCCGACGCTGCCTTCGCCAATTAGCGGGGCAGCGAGATGCTGTTGGGCCCCGTCTGAAAAGACGATGCGCTGCGATGCCAACTGGAACATGTCACCTCATGTCGGTGCCTGTTAGGTTCACTGTGGCCTGGCACaatgggagaggagagaatacGGAGTGCTCCGAGAGGCACGCGCTTTAAACTTTATCTTGCTTAACAAATATCAAATTTACTTTGGTGTTACAGCTTTATTTCAAGCCTTGAAGACCATAAAAGTGGTGTTATATTTATTTGGTACAGTGGTGTATTCCATTAATAGGCCTTATAAATGCACTGGATTTTTTTACACTGGCATATTGTGGACTTGAGTGGTGATAATGAAGTATCAGGTTTTCAAGACTTTCAGGGAGCTTTTTGTGGCATTACAGGGAGGTGAAGTACAAACAGTCAGGAATTTTTCTCAAAAATTAACTGACAGTTGTAATAAAGTAGCAGTGATGATTATAGGCTGAAATATGTCCTGCAAGCATTATTGAACACAGTTAAACATTTTTGAATGATAAACCaaagatatttttaaaatctcatttcttttcttgaaCACAAATTGAACTCAAACTGAAAATTCTTTCTTTTACTCTTTTCATCTAAtcatttctctcactttctctctgttatTTTCCACCATATTTGTGAAACAGTGTAAGAACTGAATTGAGGAAAGATTTTTGCACAAATGCATCCgataaaaatatttgaaacatAAAACGTGTTAAATACTGTGTGTAGTCTTCAACATACACTGCCCTCTTCTGGTGTAACATGGAAATGCATGATAaatagaggagctgagcagaaaataaaggaaGCTTGATTACAGCTTTGTAAACATGCTGAAGCCTTGAAACAACCCTGGATGCACTGTTGCAGATGGACCAAGCTGATTTATCTGAGACTTAAAACCAGTAAAAATGAGCGTGAAATATGTTGCCAAACGTCCTCCATGGTGTCCCACGTTACGTACCCTTGGTGCTGTGGACAGGGTAGATGGCTTGCTCCCAGCAGGTGTCCTCCTGCGGCCCAGTGGACAGACTGCTCTCCTCATCCAGGTGGAGCTGGAACCACACAGCCAGGGCGTCCAGCTCCCCCTCCTGAGTGACCGGCAGGTAGATCCTCTGAGCCTCCCTGGAGCTCAGCCCCTCCAGTTCCTGCAGGTGACCAATACAAAACGGTTCAAGATTATTggttaaaatggcaaaaatcatCACAAGTTTGGCTGTAAACATAGGTGAAAAATAGGGAAATAagatttaatgttaaaaaaggGGGCTCTGAATGTTATCTGCCTCTGACAGCTTGGGTGTTACTGGTCTTGTAGCTTCAAGTCAAAAGCTGAGAAGAGTTATGTAAAGATATAGGAATACATTTCATACTCTGCATAAATATACTGTCAGTTTCATAAATCACAAGTCTAATTCTAAACCAGACAGGCTACCGACTTTATTTTCATGCAGCCCAGTAACACTGATATGATATTAATTCTGTCCCGTCTGGCTGCTGGCAAGCAACAAGACTCTCTGCTGCAACAGCATGAGATGTAATAGAGCAAACATCGTCTAGGTGATTATAAATGCACCTTACTGGAGCCGTCTCTTTTGTGCCACTTTGCCAGTGCACTGGGGCTACTTTAAAATAGtccaaaatcagcaaaaaataaatggcaATACTCATTGCAGAGACTCTGAAGGCCTCCTGATGTTCTAAAGGTGGTAATGCAAACAGGATTTCAGTGATATAACATCTCAACCTCTTAAATAGAAAATTGCAAGATGAATGTGTTGTAAAAGTATTTTTCAGTCCTGCTTATTTCTACGTTATTGAGATTGAGACACAAACTCACAGCTGATTTCACAAgccattttttatctgtttgaatCTAATGCGGTGCACAGAGAACTACATAACTAACTGAATTACAATGCAGTGCTCCTAACTTTAAATATCACTCTGCTAAAGTGAatttgactctctctctctcacacacacacacacacacacacacacacacacacacacacacagattctaGACACAGTATCACACAAGTCcctggtgcatgtgtgtggataAATATTCTCAGTGATAAATACTGACAAATTATCCTACAGGTTCTGTCTGGCAGACAAATGCCGTCTCTCCAGTCTGCCAAGTGTGCACTGGGAGCTAATAAATCAGGCAACAATCCCTGCAGGCCCATACTGTAGCTACATAATAAGTGGCCGCTGATGTACAATATTTTAGCCTGCGAGGCAGCCAATATGTTTCATGGGAACAATAGACATATGGTCAGgtgaattaattatttttctcagAGCTGCATTAATCTGCTTGACTCAAGGCAACAAATACGCGTTGCACGATGGGATTTCTCCCATGGCTGCATGTCAGGCACAAAGAACATGCAAAAGTTAAGTTAAGCACATTAATTTGACAGTAGCTGGATTCATTCAATTATCACATCACTGGATGATATGCTGTGTGTTGAGCTGATGACACGCTGTTGTCTTTCCTGCTCCTGCTCACCTGCACGTTGTTGAAATCTATGTTGAGGGCTGTGAATGGCTCCGTGAGGGGTTTATACCCCCCCGGCAGTctgctcagcctctctgtggtGTACGGCTCCATGGATTCATCCGGCTCAGGGCTGCAGCTCACCGGGCTGCGGAGCTCCCCGGCTGCAGCCATGGACAGGCTGCCCACCTCTGACACGCAAAGCCTGGGTGAAAAACAAAGCGGTGTCATGGTGCTGCTTCTAAAGAACACcttcttctgtgtgtctctctctcacagccTATCGACAGGAATTCAGATGGACTCCGGGGCCTACCGGTGATGCCTGCGGATCTCGAGGCACTCGACAGCCATACCAAACACTGTGGCTCCGGCGGGGATGACTCGTCCTGTCGCAGACTGCTCCTGGAATTCATTCTCGCCTCTCTTTAGGACAAGAAACACGTGATTTTAATAAAAGCTACACACTACAGCTGTGAAATGTCACAACTTGGGTACCATGGACGTTGCCCAATGAGATCTGCACTTTGctggacattttaaaagcaactTCCAGGGGAAACGCttcaattcatttatttttctactttgTGAGTTGACAGGGAGCGCCATGAAGGCCAACATTAGTCAGGATTTTCAACCCTGTATGTCAGTGCAAATGGCAATAATTTCTGGGTGCATCAGACTCTGGCACATTGAGAAAAAgttcagtttcctgtttgtgtttaataatgCAAGGTACTGTACCTGTGGAGGTAGCAGCAGGTGGTGCCAGGCATGAATGAGACTCTCTATGATGCCCTCTCCAAACAATCCTGCATCCACCGTCTCTGTCACCACCAAGGAAACcctgagaaaaacaaagcattgaatggaaaaacatgagaaacactACTTAGCTCTTAAACATGAGCATGAATTTCGTaccagcacaaaaaaaagataaaagatacTGCGCTTGTAGGATGAACTTAAAATAGTTTTGGTATAAATACTGTAATTTATTATATGGATTGTAGTTTCACTTCAGATTGTACCTGTGTGGGATGTCCTTCGGCACTTCCATCTCCAGAGATTTCATATGGAGGATCCTGATGCTACCATCCATTCCGTTAGCGGTCACCACCTCACAGGCCAATTCATACATGGTCTTCGACAGTTCACAGGCATACACCTCAGCGGCCCCTGCCTTCTTAGCACACATACTtaacagacagaagcaggaaaTCAGAATAATGATAcccacacatgaaaacacaggtCCTGCTCTAGCTGTAGCCAAAAGAataaacagagtgtgtgtttgggtcgTAACGTACAATTAAAAAGAGCTCTCCATCACTCACAGAATAAAAAGTTTCCAAAATCTCAATGAAAATATCTCACCCAAGGATCCCAGTGCCAGTACCTATGTCAAGTACAGTGCTGCAGCCGCTCTGAACAGCCTTCTGAATGGCTTGCTGGTACTTCCGGTTCCTCCCATGGTCGTTGAGCATTAAGAAATGCCAGCGCTCCACCAGCCAGTTGGCCACACGGTAGAAGTTCTCCCTGGCTTCTGGATAGTCTGGTCTCAGCTTCAACGCTTTGTGGAAATGACCTGCAGCTTCATCTCTAAAGCCCATTCTGGATGTGAAGAGGAGCCACAacatagtaaaaaaaaacatcttgagCAGATAATTCGTCTAAATAATGTAACGCTACATTATGCACTGTAATTACAGGAGTGGTGATGCATTGTAGGAAGATGAGGGTAATACCTGAACAGGTGTTCACCCATGCTGTTCAGGATAACCTCATCAGCAGGAAACAGTTCCAGCGCTTGTTCATAACAGTCGAAGAGGTCCTGAATGCGGCCCACAGAGTCCAGCTCCTCTGTCCATTTGAAGAGAGTGAACCTGAAGGACTCCTAAAAGGGAGACATCACAACATTTAGCCCCAAAGTTAAACACCTTTCTACTCTGCGGCAGTAAACGCAGACTGCTGCGGGTACGATTGTGGCTGGTTACGTGTGCACAATGTTTGGCTGTGAACGTAGGCAGACAGGTTTTCAGAGGAGGGTAAACAGTCATTACCCTTGCAAAGTCCTTAAACACAGGCGCGAGGTTGAGGACAAGAAGGTAGTGCACAAACGCAGTCCCATAATCTTGGCTGAACAGGCACTGCTGGGCACTTTCTAGGGAACTGGAGACCAGCTCGTTCCTGGCAGGGTCCTCTCTGCGTCGCCTTCGAGCCCTCCTGCCATGCTTTGGCCGTGCGCTGGCATTAGGCATCCCTTGCAGGAAAAGAAGAGTGGAGAGTCTATCAAGAAGTGATAATGTCTGATGATACCATACAGACTGATGCCACTTTTAATTGGACAAAAAGGTTCCCCACATGACTCTGTACTGTAGGTTCACAGGCTACGGAAGCCGATTTCtggcaaaaaacacattttttttttttaattgtgagaATAGTAAATTTCTGTATTTCGTAACATAAGATAAGAAATGGATCATTTTTTGACTTCTAGTTTTGACTTACCAACGCATCTAGGCTAAACGGTCTTCCACGGATGCGAAAAGTTTGATTAATGACAAcataaataagaaatatttgATAGGTAAGCAACTGTTTATTATAAAAGAGCGTTAAGAAAggcattttaaacaaaatgctAAGTACTTTCCAGCCATCACTAATTAATGTTGActtactgtatgttgttttaGATCACAGGCGGCGGTATGAGACGCTCACTACTGTTTGGTTAAGGTAGCGTTGCTAATCTTGCCATCACGCGAAACGGGAGTCGTTAGCATCGTTGGGAGCAAACCTTCGTCTAGCggcaggctaacgttagctcacaTGATAAAAGCTTATCTGACAGTCGCTACGACAAGCTAGCTGCATGTCAGAAAATCACCCTATCCGCTTATATTCACGCTGTAACGGCTGAGTGTTGATTAAAACCGTAAATCACATATCTGCTACGGATCATGCATCGTCTACCGTTAAACAAGAAACGCGTCCGCGCGCTAAACAGCTCGGGAAGAAACATGCAAAGGGACAAGGTTCCGCGAGTGCAATTTTAACTAAGTTTCTGATATATGAAGTTACGAGCAGAGCGTATTATCTGAAGAAAAGTTGACGAATAATGATTTCCGTATTTGTTTACAAATTACGCTACAGTAAATGTTTACGCCTCAGATTTGCCAGTGGACGGAATCAATCACAGGCGAGTCTTGAAGCACAATCAAAGACTACAAAGGATAAAGATAGTTACGATCCCTACGTTTTTAAAACGTGCATACATATTTTTTCCTATATGCTTGTAACTGCG
Coding sequences within:
- the prmt9 gene encoding protein arginine N-methyltransferase 9 isoform X2 translates to MCAKKAGAAEVYACELSKTMYELACEVVTANGMDGSIRILHMKSLEMEVPKDIPHRVSLVVTETVDAGLFGEGIIESLIHAWHHLLLPPQRGENEFQEQSATGRVIPAGATVFGMAVECLEIRRHHRLCVSEVGSLSMAAAGELRSPVSCSPEPDESMEPYTTERLSRLPGGYKPLTEPFTALNIDFNNVQELEGLSSREAQRIYLPVTQEGELDALAVWFQLHLDEESSLSTGPQEDTCWEQAIYPVHSTKGFLLKPQDELIVEVSCRDAYLRLCSVAVLRGGHEIHLDKRLDPQHPGNPMSNPNPEAELCSALACLQTDQHQTKDFSMLECSEMALLNNHDYHQNFCSALAKLISQLKVKWQNQERGSGVQSDSADCSDLLYVLDVSEGFSLLSLIAASHGHVKAYSSVEKHKQQEVLKRLARSSNIPEQHLEFWLNHVEDEQGMLQRPSREKLWSAIILDCVETCGLIRQKLMEKASLARCLLEEGGRIFPEKIVVHGVLVESDTLLLESAVQGQEPTLGFNIAPFINQFTVPVHVFLDFSTLECKHLSESVELFVLDLMNANANYIDRQVKVQATSAGRITAIPFWYHIYLDQEISVSTLSPNSHWKQAAVVLQQPLEVRAGDWVRLTVKLHKSTISISALLENAAGQMEQ
- the prmt9 gene encoding protein arginine N-methyltransferase 9 isoform X1, which produces MPNASARPKHGRRARRRRREDPARNELVSSSLESAQQCLFSQDYGTAFVHYLLVLNLAPVFKDFARESFRFTLFKWTEELDSVGRIQDLFDCYEQALELFPADEVILNSMGEHLFRMGFRDEAAGHFHKALKLRPDYPEARENFYRVANWLVERWHFLMLNDHGRNRKYQQAIQKAVQSGCSTVLDIGTGTGILGMCAKKAGAAEVYACELSKTMYELACEVVTANGMDGSIRILHMKSLEMEVPKDIPHRVSLVVTETVDAGLFGEGIIESLIHAWHHLLLPPQRGENEFQEQSATGRVIPAGATVFGMAVECLEIRRHHRLCVSEVGSLSMAAAGELRSPVSCSPEPDESMEPYTTERLSRLPGGYKPLTEPFTALNIDFNNVQELEGLSSREAQRIYLPVTQEGELDALAVWFQLHLDEESSLSTGPQEDTCWEQAIYPVHSTKGFLLKPQDELIVEVSCRDAYLRLCSVAVLRGGHEIHLDKRLDPQHPGNPMSNPNPEAELCSALACLQTDQHQTKDFSMLECSEMALLNNHDYHQNFCSALAKLISQLKVKWQNQERGSGVQSDSADCSDLLYVLDVSEGFSLLSLIAASHGHVKAYSSVEKHKQQEVLKRLARSSNIPEQHLEFWLNHVEDEQGMLQRPSREKLWSAIILDCVETCGLIRQKLMEKASLARCLLEEGGRIFPEKIVVHGVLVESDTLLLESAVQGQEPTLGFNIAPFINQFTVPVHVFLDFSTLECKHLSESVELFVLDLMNANANYIDRQVKVQATSAGRITAIPFWYHIYLDQEISVSTLSPNSHWKQAAVVLQQPLEVRAGDWVRLTVKLHKSTISISALLENAAGQMEQ